From Catharus ustulatus isolate bCatUst1 chromosome 6, bCatUst1.pri.v2, whole genome shotgun sequence, a single genomic window includes:
- the LIN7C gene encoding protein lin-7 homolog C, with amino-acid sequence MAALGGPVRLERDICRAIELLEKLQRSGEVPPQKLQALQRVLQSEFCNAVREVYEHVYETVDISSSPEVRANATAKATVAAFAASEGHSHPRVVELPKTEEGLGFNIMGGKEQNSPIYISRIIPGGIADRHGGLKRGDQLLSVNGVSVEGEHHEKAVELLKAAQGKVKLVVRYTPKVLEEMESRFEKMRSAKRRQQN; translated from the exons ATGGCGGCACTGGGCGGGCCGGTGCGGCTGGAGCGAG acATCTGCAGAGCAATTGAATTGCTGGAAAAACTACAGAGAAGTGGAGAAGTGCCACCACAAAAGCTACAGGCATTGCAAAGGGTCCTTCAAAGTGAGTTCTGTAATGCTGTAAGAGAG GTGTATGAACATGTATATGAAACTGTGGATATCAGCAGTAGCCCAGAAGTTAGAGCTAATGCAACAGCAAAG GCCACGGTAGCTGCATTTGCTGCTAGTGAAGGTCATTCTCATCCCAGAGTGGTTGAACTACCCAAAACTGAAGAAGGTCTTGGCTTCAACATTATGGGAGGCAAAGAACAAAACTCTCCAATTTATATCTCTCGAATTATCCCTGGAGGTATAGCCGATAGACATGGAGGCCTGAAACGTGGAGACCAGCTGCTTTCTGTAAACGGAGTG AGTGTTGAAGGTGAACACCATGAAAAAGCAGTAGAACTGCTGAAGGCAGCTCAAGGAAAGGTTAAACTAGTTGTGCGATACACACCAAAAGTCCTGGAAGAAATGGAGTCAAGATTTGAAAAAATGAGATCGGCAAAACGAAGGCAGCAAAATTAA